GACGCAGGCGAGTTCTACATCGCTCGACGCCACCCCGGTACCCCGATCGTCAGCGCGCTGAGATTGATCTGGGCCGACCCTGCCATCTGGCCGGAGCAGGGCGAAACCGCGGGCTACGTGCACGGACTGGTGATCGACAGAAGCGAATCCGGCACGGGACTGGGCGCGTCGCTGCTCGAGTGGGCATCGCAGCGGACCCGGCAGGAAGGGCGAGCGCTGCTACGTCTGGATTGCGCCGAGACCAACATCGACCTGCGCAGCTACTACCTACGGCAGGGGTTTCGCTACGTCGGTCGGCGCGATTTCGGCGACGGGAGTTCGTGGTTCAGCGTCGCACTGTTCGAAATGTCGACCGGCTTGTAGCGTGACATACATGGGTGAGAATCGAGATCGGAGCCGGCAGTGTCGTCACCCGCGACGTATCGTCGCACACCTTTGCTGCGGGT
The nucleotide sequence above comes from Rhodococcoides fascians A25f. Encoded proteins:
- a CDS encoding GNAT family N-acetyltransferase, which codes for MLTVELASAADAATILGLRHAAEDWLAARRIDQWVPREVPLSTVAAQIDAGEFYIARRHPGTPIVSALRLIWADPAIWPEQGETAGYVHGLVIDRSESGTGLGASLLEWASQRTRQEGRALLRLDCAETNIDLRSYYLRQGFRYVGRRDFGDGSSWFSVALFEMSTGL